The stretch of DNA TTTGACGGCTTCGCGGAAGCGTTGTTGTTCGGCGAGAAATTCCGGAGACGCCTCGCCTGTTGCACCGGCCGAAGTGGTGGGGGCGGGAGCGGCCTTTAATTGGGCGACTTGTTGTTCGAGTTCGCGTTTATCGGCTCGGAGTTGTTCTAGTTCAGCTTGCAGTCGAGCCTCGTCGGCCGAGACTTGTGCAATTTCCTGTTTGCTGGCTAGTTCAAATTTCGCGACGGCGGCGGTGAATTGCTGCTGGTCGATCCGCAGGCGTTCTTTTTCAGCTTTGTACTGCGCCAAATTGGCGTTCAAGGCTTCGCGGTCGTTGAGGAGTTTTTCTTGCCCGGCCAGCAGTTGCTCGTTCCGTTTTTGCAACTCCGCCTGCGATTCTGATTGGGATTGTTCACGCTGAGCATGGAGCGATTCCCGCTCCTGATTCAACTGTTGCTTGAGCGATTCGATTTCTTGCCGCTCTTGTGTGAGTTGTTGGGAACGTTCTTCCACTTCTGCTTGAATACGGGTGCATTCCTCACGCTGGGTTTCTAGTTGCTGCTGCGATTCCTTCAACGCCGCCAATTCCGATTCGTGGGATTCCCGTTGCGCCGCAGCGGCGGGGAGGGCGTTCAGTTCAAAATCGGTGACGCGTTGGTTGAATTCGTTTTGTTCCGCAGCCAAGGCGTCGCGCTCAGCTTGCAATTGTTGGCTTTGCTGAGCAACGGCCTCTTGTTGGGATCGGAGAGCTTGTTCTTGTTCGGCGTAATTCGCGGTTTGTGATGTTAACTCTTGCTGCTGTTGGTCCAACTCCGCACGTTGCTCATCCAGTTTTGCTTGTTGCTGTTGCAATTCTTCCTTTTGCGCCTGCAAAGTTGCCTGTTCGTTGTTTAGCTGCGTTTGCTGTTCGTCGAGTTGTTCCGCTTGGGTGGAATGTTGTTGTTGATTGGCGGCGAAGGCGGCGATTTGCTCTTCGAGTTCGTTACGTTTGTGTTGCAACTCATCGTTTTGACTTTGCCATTGTTCGCGGTCTTGTTGGAAGGTCTGTTGTTCCTGTTTCAGCTGTTCGCGCTGCTGGTTGAGCGATTCTCGGTCGGCTTCGAGTGTTTCTTGTTGTTGCGTGATTGTCGCGGAGCGTTCCTCGAATTCGGCGATTTGAGACTGCAGTTCGTCTTGTTCCGCTTCGAGATCGGCCGCTTTGACGTCGAGGGCGGCACGTTCTTGGTTCAGTTGCTGCTGTAGTTGCTCGAGTTCCGCGGCCCGCGAGGTGTGTCCTTCTTGGTCGGCGGCGATGGCGGCGAGTTGGGCTTGCGCGGTTTGTTGTTCTGCAGAGTGGGCGGCGATTTGTTCTTCCAACGCACTACGCTGTGCGTCGAGTTGTTGCCGTTCGGCCTCAAGTTGCTGTTTGGTTTGATTTGACTCAGCGGCTGCGGCTTCGAGTTCTTGCCGTTGGGATTCGAATTCTTTTTGCTCGGCTTCAAGCGTGGCGCGGGCTGCGGCGATTTCTTGCTGGGCGGCTGCCGTCTCGGCGACACCGGTCTCGGTTTGCGCTAACTTCTCTTCCAACTCGGCAAGTTGGTTGCCCATGTTGAGTTGTTCGGCGAGGATCGTTTTCCGTTCTTCTTGAAGCTTTGCCTTTTCGGCTTCGAGGCTGTCGCGCAGGGCCTCGATTTCTTGGCACCGTTGGGCGTGTTCGGCGTGGAGTGTTTCGCGTTCTTCGGCCAGCTCTTGTTTATCGGTTCTGAGCAAAAGATGCGCTTCTTGAAGTTTGTCGCGTTCGTTTTGCGATTCGACTTGGAATTCCTGTTGCTGGCGTTCCAGTTCGGCCCATTGTTCGTCAAGCTCGCGATAGACGCGACCGGTCGAACTCGACATGGCGGACGAGCCGCGTGAACTGCCGGAGAAGTCGACTTGCGAATAGGCGGAGGCGGACAGGTCGTCGACGTCTCCGGAGAGGACTACATCCGGCGGATCTTCAACGTGGACCGGTGGAGAGTGTGCGTCGTCCATGTCGGGAAACGGCGGAAGGGCGTCGCTGGCGGAGAGTGAAAGAATATCTTGTTTGGCGGACTCGGCAGCGGCTGGGGGGACGTCTTCAAATTGCGGGCCGGTATATTTGATCCGCATGCGATAGCTTTGCACTTCGAAGTTGTCGCCATGCTCCAGCAAATGGCATTGGACGACTTTTTCGTTGACGAGTACGGTTTGGCGATTGAGCAGATCGATGATCCACATGCC from Symmachiella dynata encodes:
- a CDS encoding FHA domain-containing protein; amino-acid sequence: MDDQLVELLRSAVGAEGPIRLAITDSSNDETWVQTIETPYAIIGRTPSCDIQLDCAKVSSRHAYLQVIDGNVFCIDLGSRNGTHWAGGQRRADWLIPGRRVRMGTYYIEIDPDDPIASQASTLTLGNLNPLNRYEDEIGPLPEAEFEFIRNDGNNTFWPVSRMLTLAGKVSGCKIRIAGGNPRVHCSLLRTRQGMWIIDLLNRQTVLVNEKVVQCHLLEHGDNFEVQSYRMRIKYTGPQFEDVPPAAAESAKQDILSLSASDALPPFPDMDDAHSPPVHVEDPPDVVLSGDVDDLSASAYSQVDFSGSSRGSSAMSSSTGRVYRELDEQWAELERQQQEFQVESQNERDKLQEAHLLLRTDKQELAEERETLHAEHAQRCQEIEALRDSLEAEKAKLQEERKTILAEQLNMGNQLAELEEKLAQTETGVAETAAAQQEIAAARATLEAEQKEFESQRQELEAAAAESNQTKQQLEAERQQLDAQRSALEEQIAAHSAEQQTAQAQLAAIAADQEGHTSRAAELEQLQQQLNQERAALDVKAADLEAEQDELQSQIAEFEERSATITQQQETLEADRESLNQQREQLKQEQQTFQQDREQWQSQNDELQHKRNELEEQIAAFAANQQQHSTQAEQLDEQQTQLNNEQATLQAQKEELQQQQAKLDEQRAELDQQQQELTSQTANYAEQEQALRSQQEAVAQQSQQLQAERDALAAEQNEFNQRVTDFELNALPAAAAQRESHESELAALKESQQQLETQREECTRIQAEVEERSQQLTQERQEIESLKQQLNQERESLHAQREQSQSESQAELQKRNEQLLAGQEKLLNDREALNANLAQYKAEKERLRIDQQQFTAAVAKFELASKQEIAQVSADEARLQAELEQLRADKRELEQQVAQLKAAPAPTTSAGATGEASPEFLAEQQRFREAVKAFQAEKARMEQERHAAATELVFEREHMETEKGKLQEAHRRFQADVQHFQNEQQRFRDAIASFRADRERFEREKQGLTEPPNPTTDTPPA